A region from the Aegilops tauschii subsp. strangulata cultivar AL8/78 chromosome 5, Aet v6.0, whole genome shotgun sequence genome encodes:
- the LOC141022898 gene encoding uncharacterized protein, producing MDDGKLTTLIEHITTHGTTVLEMVYTNDPRTVERIIKKYEEWLKEEKNKFVGLDLEYTRKSSYIRQGIAVVQLAMREHVLVYHYCRSERSQALLDFLQRKAVTFTSVDTRSDKTMLARAWIKILDEHHVDIQRLFCIKGGGERDSMGDLAAAIIDPSYKNMKKSFPKEKHQFWEWKPLSSIHLEYAAKDGYVSYELYRRILIIKNGLRHLHQQPMKERLRPRKNKDEGSSSGWKRHKGNSGW from the coding sequence ATGGACGACGGGAAACTAACAACTCTCATCGAACACATCACTACCCACGGTACAACCGTGCTGGAgatggtgtacaccaacgacccaaGGACCGTGGAGCGGATCATCAAAAAGTACGAGGAATGGCTAAAGGAGGAGAAGAACAAGTTCGTCGGCCTCGACCTCGAGTACACACGTAAGAGCAGTTACATACGACAAGGGATCGCCGTCGTCCAACTTGCCATGCGCGAGCATGTCCTCGTATACCACTACTGCAGGTCCGAGCGCTCCCAGGCGTTACTTGACTTCCTACAACGGAAAGCGGTAACTTTCACTAGCGTCGACACGAGGAGTGACAAGACGATGCTTGCCCGTGCATGGATCAAAATTCTAGACGAGCACCACGTCGACATCCAGAGGCTATTCTGCATCAAGGGTGGTGGAGAAAGGGACTCCATGGGTGACCTTGCagcggccatcatcgacccctcaTACAAGAACATGAAGAAATCATTCCCAAAGGAGAAGCACCAGTTCTGGGAGTGGAAGCCGCTTTCCTCGATACACCTTGAGTACGCAGCAAAGGACGGGTATGTTAGCTACGAGTTGTACCGTAGAATCCTAATCATCAAGAACGGGCTACGTCACCTCCACCAACAACCAATGAAGGAAAGACTCCGCCCACGTAAGAACAAAGACGAGGgatcttccagcggctggaagcGCCACAAGGGAAACAGTGGTTGGTAA
- the LOC141022900 gene encoding uncharacterized protein, whose product MDDFLNTTEYHPIVADGNTKLDVWYTNEPGKVEEIIALYEDWLREEKYKFVGLGMEFTRKDCYGRRKVTVMQLAMRNHVLVYHFRKARTECPALKDFLENRGITFSSVGVRNIRDALFQDFIRIPEGYHIDIQEKFMIKGGEERDSMEDLAGAIIDESYSKLESSFPELLRHYWDWKPLTFDHLKYGATEGFDMKGGHGVRMVVVSRMTRLCVVADGSALEVGVVGIV is encoded by the exons ATGGACGACTTTTTGAACACCACCGAGTACCATCCGATAGTTGCTGATGGtaacacgaagctcgacgtgTGGTACACCAACGAGCCTGGCAAGGTGGAGGAGATCATTGCCTTGTACGAGGACTGGTTGCGTGAGGAGAAGTACAAGTTTGTTGGTCTCGGCATGGAGTTCACACGAAAGGATTGTTATGGGCGTAGAAAAGTCACTGTCATGCAACTGGCTATGCGGAATCATGTTTTGGTCTATCATTTCCGCAAGGCCAGGACGGAGTGCCCTGCCTTGAAGGATTTCCTTGAGAATAGAGGTATAACTTTCTCTAGTGTGGGCGTCAGGAATATTAGAGATGCTCTTTTTCAAGATTTCATCAGAATTCCAGAAGGGTACCACATCGACATCCAAGAGAAGTTCATGATCAAAGGCGGCGAAGAAAGGGACTCCATGGAGGATTTAGCAGGAGCCATCATTGACGAATCTTATTCGAAGCTGGAGTCCTCTTTTCCAGAACTTCTTCGTCACTACTGGGATTGGAAGCCACTTACTTTTGATCACCTGAAATATGGAGCTACT GAAGG GTTTGACATGAAAGGAGGCCATGGTGTGAGGATGGTTGTTGTAAGCAGAATG ACTCGCCTCTGTGTGGTTGCTGATGGTTCTGCTCTTGAGGTTGGCGTCGTTGGCATCGTGTAG
- the LOC141022899 gene encoding uncharacterized protein: MDDFRNTTERLFVDADGNTKLEVLYTNEPYRYKFVGLDLEYTREDYFGRSRKVAVMQLAMHKHVLVYHLCKARTECAALKDFLWNKGIIFASVDIRNDRDVLTNSFLKIPRECHIDLQEELMIKGGILRDSTADLAGAVIDKSYLPMNMSFPKGQHDYWEWKPLSLDHLKYVAIDGYVSYELYRRVLSMKDMMHPRCLPDRRRRRCF, translated from the exons ATGGACGACTTCAGGAACACTACTGAGCGTCTGTTTGTAGATGCCGACGGTAATACCAAGCTCGAGGTGTTGTACACCAACGAGCCCTACAG GTACAAGTTTGTTGGTCTTGATCTGGAGTACACACGAGAGGATTACTTTGGTCGGAGCAGAAAAGTCGCCGTCATGCAACTGGCGATGCACAAGCATGTTCTTGTCTATCACTTGTGCAAGGCCAGGACGGAATGCGCTGCTCTGAAGGATTTCCTTTGGAACAAAGGTATAATTTTCGCTAGTGTCGACATCAGGAACGATAGAGATGTTCTCACAAACAGTTTCCTCAAAATCCCAAGAGAGTGTCACATCGACCTTCAGGAGGAGCTCATGATCAAAGGAGGCATTCTAAGGGATTCCACGGCAGATTTGGCAGGAGCCGTCATAGACAAATCTTACTTGCCTATGAATATGTCTTTTCCAAAAGGTCAGCATGACTACTGGGAGTGGAAGCCGCTTTCCCTTGACCACCTGAAATATGTGGCAATT GATGGGTATGTCAGCTACGAGCTCTACCGGCGAGTTCTGTCGATGAAGGACATGATGCATCCTCGTTGTCTTCCCGACCGTAGACGCCGCAGATGTTTCTGA